A genome region from Mycobacterium florentinum includes the following:
- the pcrA gene encoding DNA helicase PcrA, with protein sequence MTAHATDDKLAAEVDQLLDGLNPHQRQAVVHEGSPLLIVAGAGSGKTAVLTRRVAYLIAARGVGVGQILAITFTNKAAAEMRERVVRLVGNRARAMWVSTFHSTCVRILRNQASLIKGLNSNFSIYDADDSRRLLQMIGRDMGLDIKRYSPRLLSVAISNLKNELIDPDQAVSNLTDESDDLAHTVASVYGEYQRRLRAANALDFDDLIGETVAVLQTFPQIAQYYRRRFRHVLVDEYQDTNHAQYVLVRELVGRDDGNSSDDDVPPAELCVVGDADQSIYAFRGATIRNIEEFERDYPDAATILLEQNYRSTQNILSAANSVIARNSGRREKRLWTDAGDGELIVGYVADNEHDEARFVAQEIDALAEQDEITYNDVAVFYRTNNSSRSLEEVFIRAGIPYKVVGGVRFYERKEIRDIVAYLRVLDNPGDAVSMRRILNTPRRGIGDRAEACVAVYAENTGASFADALVAAAEGKVPMLNSRAEKAISGFVELLDELRGHLDDDLGELVEAVLEHTGYRRELESSTDPQELARLDNLNELVSVAHEFSIDAANAAALDESAEAPEDEDVPETGALASFLERVSLVADTDEIPEHAAGVVTLMTLHTAKGLEFPVVFVTGWEDGMFPHMRALDDPRELSEERRLAYVGITRARQRLYLSRAIVRSSWGQPMLNPESRFLQEIPQELMDWRRTAPAPSYSAPVSGAGRFGTPRAAPARSGATKRPLLVLEPGDRVTHDKYGLGRVEEVSGVGESAMSLIDFGSSGRVKLMHNHAPVSKL encoded by the coding sequence ATGACTGCGCACGCAACTGATGACAAACTCGCGGCCGAGGTAGATCAGCTGCTCGACGGCCTCAATCCGCACCAGCGTCAAGCGGTGGTACACGAGGGCTCGCCCCTCCTGATCGTGGCCGGCGCGGGCTCCGGGAAGACCGCGGTGCTGACGCGACGCGTGGCGTATCTCATAGCCGCGCGCGGCGTTGGGGTCGGGCAGATACTGGCCATCACCTTCACCAACAAAGCCGCCGCTGAGATGCGTGAACGGGTGGTGAGGCTGGTCGGCAACCGCGCCCGTGCGATGTGGGTGTCCACCTTCCACTCGACCTGCGTGCGCATCCTGCGCAATCAGGCCTCCTTGATAAAAGGCCTCAATTCCAACTTCTCTATCTACGACGCCGACGACTCGCGCCGCTTGCTGCAGATGATCGGGCGCGACATGGGCCTGGACATCAAGCGGTACTCGCCGCGGCTGCTGTCCGTCGCGATCTCGAACCTGAAGAACGAGCTGATCGATCCGGATCAGGCTGTGTCCAACCTCACGGACGAATCCGATGACTTGGCTCACACCGTGGCCTCTGTATATGGCGAATACCAACGGCGGCTGCGGGCGGCCAACGCGCTGGACTTCGACGACCTGATCGGCGAGACGGTCGCGGTGCTGCAGACCTTCCCGCAGATCGCCCAGTACTACCGGCGCCGGTTCCGCCACGTCCTGGTCGACGAATACCAGGACACCAACCACGCTCAGTACGTACTGGTGCGGGAATTGGTAGGACGCGACGACGGAAATTCGTCCGACGATGACGTACCGCCCGCGGAGTTATGTGTAGTCGGCGATGCCGATCAGTCGATCTACGCGTTCCGGGGCGCCACCATTCGCAATATCGAGGAGTTTGAACGCGACTACCCCGATGCGGCCACCATTCTGCTGGAGCAGAATTACCGTTCGACGCAGAACATTCTTTCGGCGGCCAATTCGGTGATCGCGCGCAACTCTGGACGCCGGGAGAAGCGGCTGTGGACCGACGCAGGTGACGGAGAGTTGATCGTCGGCTATGTCGCCGACAATGAGCACGACGAGGCCCGGTTCGTCGCCCAAGAAATTGACGCGCTCGCCGAGCAGGACGAAATTACCTATAACGATGTAGCCGTCTTCTATCGCACCAACAATTCGTCGCGGTCGTTGGAAGAGGTGTTCATCCGCGCCGGCATCCCCTACAAGGTCGTCGGGGGAGTGCGATTCTACGAGCGCAAGGAAATCCGCGACATCGTCGCCTATTTGCGGGTGCTGGACAACCCCGGCGACGCGGTCAGCATGCGGCGCATCCTCAACACGCCGCGCCGGGGCATCGGAGACCGCGCCGAGGCATGTGTGGCCGTGTACGCCGAGAACACCGGCGCCAGCTTCGCCGACGCGTTGGTCGCCGCCGCCGAAGGCAAAGTTCCGATGCTCAATTCCCGTGCGGAGAAGGCAATTTCGGGATTCGTCGAGCTGCTCGACGAGTTGCGGGGCCACCTCGACGACGACCTCGGCGAGCTGGTCGAGGCGGTGCTCGAACACACCGGATATCGTCGGGAGCTGGAGTCCTCGACGGACCCCCAGGAGCTGGCCCGGTTGGACAACCTCAACGAACTCGTCAGCGTCGCACACGAATTCAGCATCGATGCGGCCAACGCCGCCGCGCTCGACGAATCCGCGGAGGCCCCCGAGGACGAAGACGTGCCCGAAACCGGTGCGCTAGCTTCGTTTTTGGAGCGGGTATCCCTGGTCGCCGATACCGACGAGATTCCCGAGCACGCGGCCGGCGTGGTGACGCTGATGACGTTGCACACGGCCAAGGGCCTGGAGTTCCCGGTGGTGTTCGTCACCGGCTGGGAGGACGGGATGTTCCCGCACATGCGGGCGCTCGATGATCCGCGCGAACTCTCCGAGGAACGCCGGCTGGCCTACGTGGGCATCACCCGCGCCCGGCAACGTCTGTATCTGAGCCGGGCTATCGTCCGGTCCTCCTGGGGGCAGCCGATGCTCAACCCGGAATCGCGTTTCCTGCAAGAGATTCCGCAAGAGCTGATGGACTGGCGGCGCACTGCGCCGGCCCCGTCATATAGCGCGCCGGTCAGCGGTGCCGGACGGTTCGGGACGCCGCGTGCCGCGCCGGCGCGCTCCGGGGCAACCAAACGTCCGCTACTGGTGCTGGAGCCCGGCGATCGGGTTACTCACGACAAGTACGGGCTGGGCCGCGTCGAGGAAGTCTCCGGCGTCGGCGAATCGGCGATGTCGCTGATCGACTTCGGCAGCTCCGGGCGGGTCAAGCTGATGCACAACCACGCTCCGGTCAGCAAGCTCTAA
- a CDS encoding M23 family metallopeptidase, which translates to MSGAGRHHRDQWAQPHHNEVTEILPLDGFDFDDLDFADSGELDDLDLSNDSTFDYEAQVLLAPELDDLDEIDDLTPLQLAAPTPVAPNEALAQLALKLGVDPGSDDVDMAGVARRGGQHRKQPTSAAKGRVLIASMAAGAAAAAAHTATSQAETTQAETVLTANASALTGGSSGNATRGAQVIAVQPAANALHNQELAKGVAFANDRAQREARLQQPLYVVPTHGIFTSNFGYRWGVLHAGIDLANSIGTPIVAVSDGLVIDAGPTAGYGMWVKLLHADGTVTLYGHINTTLVSVGQRVMAGDQIATMGNRGNSTGPHLHFEVLQGGSERIDPVPWLAKRGIFVGNYAG; encoded by the coding sequence TTGTCAGGAGCCGGCCGCCATCATCGCGACCAGTGGGCGCAACCTCACCACAACGAAGTCACCGAAATCCTGCCGTTGGACGGCTTCGACTTCGACGACCTGGACTTCGCGGACTCCGGTGAGCTCGACGATCTGGACCTCAGTAACGACTCCACGTTCGACTACGAAGCACAGGTACTGCTCGCGCCCGAGCTCGACGATCTGGATGAGATCGACGATCTGACCCCGCTGCAGCTGGCGGCCCCCACCCCCGTGGCCCCCAACGAAGCGCTGGCTCAGCTCGCCCTCAAGCTTGGCGTCGACCCCGGCTCGGACGACGTCGACATGGCCGGTGTGGCCCGCCGCGGCGGGCAGCACCGCAAGCAACCGACCAGCGCGGCCAAGGGTCGGGTGCTGATCGCGTCGATGGCCGCCGGCGCGGCCGCCGCGGCAGCGCACACCGCGACCAGCCAAGCCGAAACCACCCAGGCCGAAACCGTGCTGACCGCCAACGCGTCGGCACTGACCGGCGGGTCAAGCGGCAACGCCACCCGCGGCGCCCAGGTGATCGCGGTCCAGCCCGCGGCCAACGCCTTGCACAACCAAGAACTCGCCAAGGGCGTGGCCTTCGCCAACGACCGCGCCCAGCGCGAAGCGCGACTGCAGCAGCCGCTGTACGTGGTGCCCACCCACGGGATCTTCACGTCGAACTTCGGGTATCGCTGGGGCGTGCTGCATGCCGGCATCGACCTCGCCAACTCGATCGGAACGCCGATCGTGGCGGTGTCCGACGGCCTCGTGATCGACGCCGGCCCGACCGCCGGCTACGGAATGTGGGTCAAGCTGCTGCACGCCGACGGCACCGTCACGCTGTACGGCCACATCAACACCACGCTGGTCAGTGTCGGCCAGCGCGTGATGGCCGGTGACCAGATCGCCACGATGGGCAACCGGGGCAATTCCACCGGCCCGCATCTGCACTTCGAGGTGCTGCAAGGCGGCAGCGAACGAATCGACCCGGTCCCGTGGCTGGCCAAGCGAGGAATTTTCGTCGGCAATTACGCTGGTTGA
- the sucC gene encoding ADP-forming succinate--CoA ligase subunit beta gives MDLFEYQAKELFVKHNVPTTPGRVTDTAEGAKEIATEVGAPVMVKAQVKVGGRGKAGGVKFAATPDDAFEHAKNILGLDIKGHVVKKLLVAEASDIAEEYYISFLLDRANRTYLAMCSVEGGMEIEEVAATKPERLAKVPVDAVTGVDLATARSIAEQGHLPAEVLDAAANTISKLWELFVAEDATLVEVNPLVRTPDDQILALDGKVTLDANADFRQPGHAEFEDRDATDPLELKAKEHDLNYVKLDGAVGIIGNGAGLVMSTLDVVAYAGEKHGGVKPANFLDIGGGASAEVMAAGLDVILNDKQVKSVFVNVFGGITSCDAVANGIVTALKMLGDEANKPLVVRLDGNNVDEGRQILADANHPLVIQAETMDAGADKAAELANK, from the coding sequence ATGGACCTTTTCGAGTATCAAGCGAAAGAACTGTTCGTTAAGCACAACGTACCTACTACGCCCGGTCGTGTAACCGACACCGCCGAGGGTGCGAAGGAAATCGCAACCGAGGTCGGCGCCCCGGTGATGGTCAAGGCGCAGGTCAAGGTCGGCGGCCGAGGGAAAGCGGGCGGCGTGAAATTCGCCGCGACACCCGACGACGCCTTCGAGCACGCGAAGAACATCCTCGGCCTGGACATCAAGGGCCACGTCGTGAAGAAGTTGCTGGTCGCCGAGGCCAGCGACATCGCCGAGGAGTACTACATCTCGTTCCTGCTCGACCGCGCCAATCGCACCTACCTGGCGATGTGCTCGGTCGAGGGCGGCATGGAGATCGAAGAAGTGGCCGCCACCAAGCCCGAGCGGCTGGCCAAGGTCCCGGTGGACGCCGTGACCGGTGTCGACCTGGCGACCGCCCGATCCATCGCCGAGCAGGGCCACCTGCCGGCCGAGGTTCTCGACGCGGCCGCGAACACCATCTCCAAGCTGTGGGAGCTGTTCGTCGCCGAGGACGCCACGCTGGTTGAGGTCAACCCGCTGGTGCGCACTCCGGACGACCAGATTCTCGCGCTGGACGGCAAGGTCACCCTGGACGCCAACGCCGACTTCCGCCAGCCCGGCCACGCCGAGTTCGAGGACCGCGACGCGACCGACCCGCTGGAGCTCAAGGCCAAGGAGCACGACCTCAACTACGTCAAGCTCGATGGCGCCGTCGGCATCATCGGCAACGGCGCGGGTCTGGTGATGTCGACCCTCGACGTCGTCGCCTACGCCGGCGAGAAGCACGGCGGGGTCAAGCCGGCCAACTTCCTCGACATCGGCGGTGGCGCCTCGGCCGAGGTGATGGCCGCGGGCCTCGACGTCATCCTGAACGACAAGCAGGTCAAGAGCGTGTTCGTGAACGTGTTCGGCGGCATCACCTCGTGTGACGCCGTCGCCAACGGCATCGTCACCGCGCTGAAGATGCTCGGCGACGAGGCCAACAAGCCGCTCGTGGTCCGGCTCGACGGCAACAACGTCGACGAGGGCCGACAGATCCTGGCCGACGCCAACCACCCACTGGTGATCCAGGCCGAGACCATGGATGCCGGTGCCGACAAAGCCGCCGAGCTGGCGAACAAGTAA
- the sucD gene encoding succinate--CoA ligase subunit alpha: protein MSIFLNKDSKVIVQGITGGEGTKHTALMLKAGTQVVGGVNARKAGTTVSHVDAKGKDVELPVFGSVAEAIKETGANVSVVFVPPKFAKDAIIEAIDAEIPLLVVITEGIPVQDSAYAWAYNVDKGQKTRIIGPNCPGIITPGEALAGITPANISGPGPVGLVSKSGTLTYQMMYELRDFGFSTSIGIGGDPVIGTTHIDAIEAFEKDPETKVIVMIGEIGGDAEERAADYIKANVSKPVVGYVAGFTAPEGKTMGHAGAIVSGSSGTAAAKKEALEAAGVKVGKTPSETAALAREILQSL, encoded by the coding sequence ATGTCTATCTTCCTGAACAAGGACTCCAAGGTCATCGTCCAGGGCATCACCGGCGGTGAGGGCACCAAGCACACCGCCCTGATGCTCAAGGCCGGCACCCAGGTGGTCGGCGGCGTCAACGCCCGTAAGGCCGGCACCACCGTGTCGCACGTCGACGCGAAAGGCAAGGACGTCGAACTCCCGGTGTTCGGCAGCGTCGCCGAGGCGATCAAGGAGACGGGCGCCAACGTGTCGGTCGTCTTCGTGCCGCCGAAGTTCGCCAAGGACGCGATCATCGAAGCCATCGACGCCGAGATCCCGCTGCTGGTGGTCATCACCGAGGGAATTCCGGTGCAGGACAGCGCATATGCGTGGGCCTACAACGTCGACAAGGGCCAGAAGACGCGGATCATCGGCCCGAACTGTCCCGGCATCATCACCCCGGGCGAGGCGCTGGCCGGCATCACGCCCGCCAACATCAGCGGCCCCGGCCCCGTCGGGCTGGTGTCCAAGTCGGGCACGCTGACCTACCAGATGATGTACGAGCTGCGCGATTTCGGCTTCTCGACCTCGATCGGTATCGGCGGCGACCCGGTCATCGGCACCACCCACATCGACGCCATCGAGGCCTTCGAGAAGGACCCCGAGACCAAGGTCATCGTGATGATCGGTGAGATCGGCGGTGACGCCGAGGAGCGCGCGGCCGACTACATCAAGGCCAACGTGTCCAAGCCGGTCGTCGGCTACGTCGCGGGATTCACTGCGCCCGAAGGCAAGACGATGGGCCACGCGGGCGCGATCGTGTCCGGCTCGTCGGGCACCGCGGCCGCCAAGAAGGAGGCCCTGGAGGCCGCCGGGGTGAAAGTGGGCAAGACGCCGTCGGAGACCGCGGCGCTGGCCCGGGAGATCCTGCAGAGCCTCTAG